Part of the Eubacterium sp. 1001713B170207_170306_E7 genome, GCTGCTTGATTTCCTTGGCGAGGGAATACATTTTCTCATTTTCGTCCGCGAGGTCACATTCCAGTAAGACAGCGGCTTCACGGTGGGTCAGCCCCTTACAGTCCCTTGCGCGTTCGATGAGGCTGTCGATGAGCTCCCGGTTATTTTTGTTGGCTTTTGCATAGGCAAGGGTTTCTAAAATTTCTTCATGGTTAATGAATTCGGTTGCGGTTAATGATTCCTTATTATACATTTTGATACTTCCTTAACTAAAGTTATTTTTTTACCGCGTCGCCGCGGTCTGTGGCTAACTCAAAGCCGATCCGCCGCATACGCCGCTCAAGACAGGAGCGGCACTCGGCGGCCTCGTCTCCGGTACAGATTTTATGGTCATACAGGGCATATTTTTTTCTTACCGAAAGGGGTGAAAGGTTGGGCATTACCACGTTGGCGCCTGCCAGCACACCCTTTTCACGGCCGTTTGGATCAATGGTGCCAAGGGCTGTGGTCGCCGGTATCAGGGCATTGGGCAGCATGAGCCGGATCAGCCCGATTAAAAACAGGGTCTGCTCAAGCGTGCCCGGCTTTTCTGTACCAAAAGGGGTATCCTTTTGGGGAATAAAGGGCCCGATCCCCACCATGGCCGGCTCCAGTGACTTTATGAATAAAAGATCCTCGGCCAGATGTCCGGCGGTCTGTCCGGGTGAGCCGACCATCATGCCCGTGCCGACCTGATACCCGATCGCCTTAAGGCTGCGCAGGCAGCTCTGGCGCGTTTCGGGAGAAAGTGCCTCTGGGTGCAGCGTGCGGTAATGGGAAAAGTCGGCGGTTTCATGTCGTAAGAGGTAACGGTTCGCGCCGGCGTCGTAGAGCTGGCGATAGGATTCCGGGCTGCGTTCGCCCAAGGACAGGGTAATGGCGCAGTCGGGATAAGCCTGGCGGATACGCGCGACAATGCGGGTCATCCGGTCATCGTTAAACCAGGGGTCCTCGCCGCCCTGGAGGACAAAGGTCCTGAAGCCCAGCTTGTAGCCTGCGGCACAGCAGTCCATGATGTCGGCTCCGGAAAGCCGGTAGCGTTTCGCACAGGCGTTGCTTCTGCGGATCCCGCAGTAATAGCAATCGTTTTTACAGTAATTTGTGAATTCAATGAGCCCGCGGGTATAAATCCGGTTGCCGTAATACTTTTGGGCCTGGCGGCGGGCTTTCTCAAAGAGAAAGGCGGAAAGCTCCGGCGTCTGTCCGGCAATCAGATCAATCCATTCTGTTTTTTCAAGCGACGCGTTTTTTTCCAGCTTGCAGATTAAATTTTTCATCCTTTACGATTTACTGCGATGGCAATTTAGAATAAACCGTCTTGGCGTTGACATTGGGCAGCATGCCCAGCTTGCCGGATAATGCACTGATTACATCCGTGGGCGCGTCGACAATCACGCTGATAACGGATACGCCGCGCTGCTTATAGGGAATGCCCATTCTGCCGATAATGAACTCCGAGTAATCATGTAAAATGGCGTTAAGGCTTTCTACCGATTCGGGGTTTTCAACAATGATTCCGATTAATGCGATTCGTGTTTCCATAGCATCTTCCTTTCCTGGTGATGTAAAAGTATCAAAATGCAAAAAGCTCCCTGTGCCGAAAAAAGGCTCAGGGAGCGACCATAACAAAATAAGGCCTGCCTGGTTTCAATAAAAATGATCACATTGGCAACCCGTGGTTATCTGCCCGCCTTCGCGGTTTGGGAAATCCCTTACCTTCAGCACGATACTTTTGTAAAACCGGCGGCATTGCTTAGGATTGGCGCGAAGCCTCTCGGACAGCCTGACCGCTGGTATGAATTTACTATAGCACAGTTTTTAACCGGTTGCAATATTTTTTAATTTAAGCGCAAAATTTTACTGTTGTCAAAGCGTTTCAGGGTTCTTTTACCAGGCGTTCATTAAAAAACGGGCGGCTGGTTTACATCAGCGGCCCGCAGAAAGCATCTTGTAAAGTTTATTCGGGGTAAATAAGATTGGCGTCGGTCAGGTTCATTAAGACCTC contains:
- a CDS encoding TM1266 family iron-only hydrogenase system putative regulator, with the translated sequence METRIALIGIIVENPESVESLNAILHDYSEFIIGRMGIPYKQRGVSVISVIVDAPTDVISALSGKLGMLPNVNAKTVYSKLPSQ
- the hydE gene encoding [FeFe] hydrogenase H-cluster radical SAM maturase HydE, with the protein product MKNLICKLEKNASLEKTEWIDLIAGQTPELSAFLFEKARRQAQKYYGNRIYTRGLIEFTNYCKNDCYYCGIRRSNACAKRYRLSGADIMDCCAAGYKLGFRTFVLQGGEDPWFNDDRMTRIVARIRQAYPDCAITLSLGERSPESYRQLYDAGANRYLLRHETADFSHYRTLHPEALSPETRQSCLRSLKAIGYQVGTGMMVGSPGQTAGHLAEDLLFIKSLEPAMVGIGPFIPQKDTPFGTEKPGTLEQTLFLIGLIRLMLPNALIPATTALGTIDPNGREKGVLAGANVVMPNLSPLSVRKKYALYDHKICTGDEAAECRSCLERRMRRIGFELATDRGDAVKK